A single genomic interval of Musa acuminata AAA Group cultivar baxijiao chromosome BXJ3-4, Cavendish_Baxijiao_AAA, whole genome shotgun sequence harbors:
- the LOC103981694 gene encoding polygalacturonase ADPG1-like, whose translation MQEYGGCLVFLILVSSAVGGLATVFSVVDHGAMGDGITDDLEAFKQTWSAVCGDLSTPTFLVPAGMTFLLSKVSFSGPCNSPILVQIDGTIVALNNLLDTEGNYWINFEHVDGLSINGSGKIDGQGEIWWNCKRSANCITAPNALSISGGSNFTLSGLDFTNSQQKHIGIYGIVGVQVHGINITAPGDSPNTDGIYIRSCQHVTVSNSTIGTGDDCISIGNGTSDVNITQITCGPGHGISIGSLGEEETQAAVEQVHVSTCNFWETQNGVRIKTWQGGSGYARNITFENINFTAVYHPIIIDQYYCNGDYDCPNMTSAVQVSDVHYIRATGTSSSDMAISLNCSQTTACTGITIDGVDIQPADASVKAASFCYNAQLTTTNDGVVPEISC comes from the exons ATGCAGGAATACGGGGGTTGTCTTGTCTTCTTGATCCTTGTTTCTTCTGCTGTTGGAGGACTTGCTACCGTCTTCAGCGTGGTTGATCACGGCGCCATGGGAGATGGCATCACGGACGATCTCGAA GCGTTTAAGCAGACATGGAGTGCAGTGTGTGGCGATCTCAGCACTCCAACCTTCCTTGTCCCTGCAGGGATGACATTCTTGCTCAGCAAAGTGTCCTTCTCTGGCCCTTGCAACTCTCCCATCCTTGTCCAG ATTGATGGAACTATTGTGGCCCTTAATAATCTTTTGGATACTGAGGGGAACTACTGGATCAACTTTGAGCATGTGGATGGGTTATCAATTAATGGATCAGGAAAAATAGATGGTCAAGGTGAAATCTGGTGGAACTGCAAAAGAAGTGCT AATTGCATCACTGCACCTAAT GCACTGTCCATCTCCGGTGGCAGTAACTTCACATTGAGTGGATTAGACTTCACAAACAGCCAACAGAAGCACATTGGTATATATGGGATTGTTGGGGTGCAAGTGCATGGGATCAACATAACAGCTCCTGGAGACAGCCCCAACACAGATGGCATCTACATTAGAAGTTGCCAACATGTCACAGTATCAAATTCAACTATTGGCACAG GAGATGACTGCATATCCATTGGAAATGGCACCTCTGATGTCAATATCACTCAGATCACCTGTGGCCCTGGCCATGGCATCAG CATTGGAAGCTTAGGTGAGGAGGAAACCCAAGCAGCAGTGGAGCAAGTTCATGTTTCCACTTGCAATTTCTGGGAGACACAGAATGGTGTCAGGATCAAGACATGGCAG GGAGGGTCTGGCTATGCAAGAAACATAACTTTTGAGAATATCAACTTCACTGCTGTGTATCATCCCATAATAATAGATCAGTACTACTGTAATGGTGACTACGATTGTCCCAACATG ACATCGGCCGTTCAAGTCAGCGATGTGCACTACATTCGGGCGACCGGCACGTCCAGCAGCGACATGGCCATCAGCCTCAACTGCAGCCAAACTACAGCTTGCACAGGCATCACCATAGATGGAGTCGACATCCAACCTGCAG